In Acinetobacter sp. WCHAc010034, a genomic segment contains:
- a CDS encoding helix-turn-helix transcriptional regulator — protein sequence MAKSSVASQLAERLTKIIVMLNNGIHLDLKSLAGEFGVSKRTLDRDIERLSSCLPLQQNSQTKKFYLERHYLGQLKPQDIKNFAQLSGIAQLYPSLDISFLREILDSRASSIYSAKGSSSEDATLFTVFFEMFSTAIEKNQQVAFLYNNEIRIVEPYRLIHHHGSWYLAAVKEGLIRVYRISRMAISYQQHELQSFIPDPQIIQQLNNENSIWFGREKTKVVLIVSPEIALHFKQRLLFPEQEIIEELKDGSLLVSSRISHTMQLLPLVRYWIPHVKITDPGYLQGELEKELKEYWGS from the coding sequence ATGGCAAAAAGCTCTGTAGCGTCACAATTGGCCGAACGCTTAACAAAGATTATTGTAATGTTAAACAATGGGATACATTTGGACCTAAAAAGTCTGGCTGGTGAATTTGGTGTTAGTAAACGTACATTGGATCGGGATATTGAACGTTTATCAAGCTGTTTACCTTTGCAACAGAATAGTCAAACTAAAAAATTCTATTTAGAACGTCATTATTTGGGGCAATTAAAACCACAAGATATTAAAAATTTTGCTCAACTTTCCGGAATTGCTCAACTTTACCCAAGTTTAGATATCTCATTTCTACGTGAAATTTTAGATAGTCGTGCCAGTTCTATATATAGTGCTAAAGGTTCTTCCTCTGAAGATGCAACACTATTTACAGTATTTTTTGAAATGTTTTCAACTGCAATTGAAAAAAATCAACAGGTCGCATTTTTATATAACAATGAGATACGTATTGTTGAACCATATAGATTGATACATCATCATGGAAGTTGGTATCTAGCAGCTGTAAAAGAAGGATTAATCCGTGTATATCGGATAAGTCGAATGGCGATATCTTATCAACAACATGAACTTCAAAGTTTTATACCTGATCCTCAAATCATACAGCAGCTAAATAATGAAAATAGTATTTGGTTTGGCAGAGAAAAGACCAAAGTAGTTTTAATTGTTTCTCCAGAAATTGCTTTGCATTTTAAACAACGTTTACTTTTTCCAGAACAAGAAATTATTGAAGAGTTAAAAGATGGCAGTTTGCTAGTATCAAGCAGAATTAGCCATACCATGCAGCTTTTACCTTTAGTTAGATATTGGATCCCACATGTAAAAATTACTGATCCTGGATATCTACAAGGTGAGTTGGAAAAAGAATTGAAAGAATATTGGGGAAGTTAG
- a CDS encoding M48 family metallopeptidase, which yields MISTLKIGSIHIEVHRKDVKNLNITVHPPLGDVRVSAPLNMSETAVRMAVIGRLAWIKKQQADFNEQRRQSKREMMSGESHYLWGKHYRLNVIERPGKHCIKKHGQWLDLYVSPSSSIDNRRKVIDDFYRIELKTALDELLLEWQKKMQVKISAYGIRKMKTKWGSCNTDTARTLFNLELAKKPYECLEYIVVHELVHLFVRTHNDEFLAYMNQYLPDWKQRKALLRDQPLTDL from the coding sequence TTGATCTCAACTTTAAAGATTGGTTCAATTCATATTGAAGTGCATCGTAAAGATGTTAAAAATCTGAATATTACTGTACATCCTCCTTTGGGGGATGTACGAGTTTCTGCACCTTTAAATATGTCTGAAACAGCAGTGCGAATGGCAGTCATTGGGCGATTAGCCTGGATCAAAAAGCAACAGGCAGATTTTAATGAGCAGAGACGACAATCTAAGCGTGAAATGATGAGTGGAGAAAGTCATTATTTATGGGGTAAGCATTATAGATTAAATGTTATCGAGCGACCTGGTAAGCATTGCATAAAGAAGCATGGTCAATGGTTGGATCTATATGTAAGTCCGAGTTCTTCGATAGATAATCGTCGTAAAGTAATTGATGATTTTTACCGAATAGAGCTAAAGACAGCTTTAGATGAATTGTTGCTTGAGTGGCAAAAAAAAATGCAGGTTAAAATTTCAGCCTATGGTATTCGAAAGATGAAAACAAAATGGGGAAGTTGTAATACTGATACGGCTCGAACATTATTTAATCTTGAGTTAGCTAAAAAACCTTATGAATGCTTGGAATATATTGTAGTGCATGAATTGGTGCATTTATTCGTCCGTACTCACAATGATGAGTTTTTAGCTTACATGAACCAATATTTACCCGATTGGAAGCAAAGAAAAGCTCTTCTGCGTGATCAACCATTAACTGACCTATAG
- a CDS encoding DUF262 domain-containing protein has translation MKIDAQVKSIEKLKDYFFLVPDYQREYVWKADDQVEQFLTDIDNEYDENAERQESYFIGSIIIVKNKNKYDVIDGQQRLTTITLTLCAIRDLLSNQELTELQKNHLSTVNNLLYSFDLDTEKHLLRLELQYEESKNFLDTLILKEKYEGENTASIQKMRAAYHQIYNYLENILQKGVPALTKFARYFMSKIDLVLIESEDIGSALKIFETINQRGASLNAMDLVKNLLFRQANESQFSTIKETWKKINEALLRCGEDENPLRFLRYFMMARYHNGILREDDIYNWIITKSGKAILKYETHPIELVKEIEFMAQRYADLVNATKRLSDGSDYPHVTHIGFINKYKARQHLIMLLALSKQADKAAIDYLAQQIESFYFVTNTVGILGKSNEHSFANWVVSFRGKTTIEEIQQAVEKTIVPYVLERLDTLKFKFLNIRHDGYNPQYRQRFILGQLENQARTQAGLTEFNFKQIGQLEIEHIFPQTPKDDVLPEEFLDKAEYNNTIYKLGNVTLLESVINQAINKMNDLTINWFEQKQQEYKKSILLTVNLLDHQYNIGKNTAINRFKEDKNYIFENWSKQAITDRQQIMLDLALDAWRFNDQRLDQYQFSIEHKDTVNA, from the coding sequence ATGAAAATTGATGCACAAGTAAAATCGATTGAAAAATTAAAGGACTATTTTTTTCTCGTACCTGACTATCAACGTGAATACGTATGGAAAGCCGATGATCAGGTCGAGCAGTTTTTAACAGATATCGATAATGAATACGATGAAAATGCTGAGCGACAAGAAAGCTACTTTATTGGTTCAATTATCATTGTTAAAAACAAGAATAAATACGATGTGATAGATGGTCAGCAACGTCTGACCACAATTACACTCACCTTGTGCGCAATTCGAGATTTACTCTCAAATCAAGAATTAACCGAACTGCAAAAGAACCACTTAAGTACAGTCAATAACTTACTGTATAGCTTTGACTTGGACACTGAAAAGCATTTACTTCGTCTTGAACTGCAATATGAAGAAAGCAAGAATTTTCTAGATACGCTGATCCTGAAAGAAAAATATGAAGGTGAAAATACCGCATCCATTCAAAAAATGCGTGCTGCATATCATCAAATTTATAATTATCTTGAAAATATTTTGCAAAAAGGTGTGCCTGCCTTAACTAAATTTGCACGCTATTTCATGAGTAAAATTGATTTGGTGCTCATTGAATCTGAAGATATTGGTAGCGCACTTAAAATTTTTGAAACCATCAACCAGCGTGGTGCAAGTTTAAATGCCATGGATTTGGTCAAAAACCTGCTGTTTAGACAAGCCAATGAAAGTCAATTTAGTACCATTAAGGAAACATGGAAAAAAATTAATGAGGCTTTACTGCGCTGTGGAGAAGATGAAAATCCACTACGTTTCTTACGTTACTTCATGATGGCACGTTATCACAACGGTATTTTACGTGAAGATGATATCTACAATTGGATTATCACAAAATCAGGTAAAGCTATTCTGAAGTACGAGACTCACCCCATTGAGTTGGTCAAAGAAATTGAGTTTATGGCGCAACGCTATGCGGATTTAGTCAATGCAACCAAACGATTGAGTGATGGCAGTGACTACCCACATGTGACTCATATTGGCTTTATTAACAAATATAAAGCGCGACAACATTTGATTATGCTATTGGCATTGTCTAAACAGGCGGATAAAGCAGCAATTGATTATTTGGCTCAGCAAATTGAAAGTTTCTACTTTGTCACCAATACAGTGGGGATCTTAGGTAAAAGTAATGAACACTCATTTGCCAATTGGGTGGTCTCATTCCGTGGCAAAACAACGATAGAAGAGATTCAACAGGCTGTTGAAAAAACGATTGTGCCGTATGTATTAGAACGCTTAGATACGTTGAAATTTAAATTCTTAAATATCCGTCACGATGGCTATAACCCACAATATCGTCAGCGTTTTATTTTAGGCCAGTTAGAAAATCAGGCACGTACTCAAGCCGGTCTAACGGAGTTTAATTTTAAACAAATTGGCCAATTAGAAATTGAGCACATTTTCCCACAAACACCAAAAGACGATGTGTTACCAGAAGAGTTTTTGGATAAAGCGGAATACAACAATACCATCTATAAGTTAGGTAACGTCACTTTACTCGAAAGTGTCATTAACCAAGCGATTAATAAGATGAATGATCTCACAATCAATTGGTTTGAACAGAAGCAACAAGAGTATAAAAAATCGATTTTGCTGACGGTGAATCTGCTTGATCACCAATATAACATTGGTAAAAACACAGCAATTAATAGATTCAAAGAAGATAAAAACTATATTTTTGAAAATTGGTCAAAACAAGCTATTACGGATCGTCAACAAATCATGTTGGATCTTGCGCTAGATGCGTGGCGTTTCAATGATCAGCGACTCGATCAATATCAATTTTCAATTGAACACAAAGACACAGTGAACGCATAA
- a CDS encoding type I restriction endonuclease subunit R, with translation MSEVGQRERVTQDRVVQLFKNDLDYRYLGNLHDLNNKNIREQDLKAWLKKRGISDVLIQKAFRQLDIASALGEGRKLYYANKDVYELLRYGVKDKEGQGEQKQTVWLIDWQNPEENDFAVAEEVSVQGEYKKRPDVVLYVNGIALGVIELKRSTVGLTEGIRQNLDNQKKDFIRDFFTTMQLVMAGNDTQGLRYGTIETTEKYYLEWKEELENPYSNKLDFHLSRICNKERFLQLIHDFIVYDAGIKKTCRHNQFFGIEAAKQRIATREGGIIWHTQGSGKSLTMVWLAKWIRENVPDSRVLIITDRTELDEQIEKVFGGVEEAIYRTRSGADLIHTLNTTNPWLICSLVHKFGRQVDDEEDDEASSADFIEEMKKAVPHDFKAKGDLFVFVDECHRTQSGKLHEAMKVILPEAMFIGFTGTPLMKKDKKKSIEVFGSYIHTYKFNEAVEDGVVLDIRYEARDIDQRITSQKKVDEWFEAKTRQLSPLGKTLLKQKWGTMQKVLSSRSRQEQIVADILMDMDTRPRLMDGRGNAMLVCSSVYQACTAYKLFNDTDLKGKVAIVTSYQPTAASIKGEESGAGLTEKLAKYDIYRQMLADYFEKPADQVGNLVEEFEKQVKKKFIEEPGQMRLLIVVDKLLTGFDAPSATYLYIDKSMADHNLFQAICRVNRLDSDDKEYGYIIDYKDLFKSIDKTIKDYTSEALDGYDKEDVDGLLKDRIQSARLDLDTALEVVKALCEPVPAPRLSQDYQHYFCGKSGLNSEEIKEKESLRLALYKAVNKLLRSYASIANELPEAGYTSQEITDLEADVKFFENVSKEIKAHSGDAVDMKVYEPAMRQLLDMYIQAESSEEVIKFEEFGLIDLILRSDDDFKGVPENIRRNPESMAEAIENNVRKKIVEENPVNPIYYDQMSVLLNEIIELRRKNAIAYKEYLEKIRDLTRKVAQPAGRNDYPEGINTPGKQALFDNFGKDIELTQKIDKAIQSNKLAAWVGDDAKEKILLRGLSQELGIKDKNVLIAYLTLAQKHQEYH, from the coding sequence ATGAGTGAAGTCGGACAGCGTGAACGTGTCACACAAGACCGTGTCGTTCAATTATTTAAAAATGATTTGGATTATCGTTATTTAGGAAACTTACATGACCTAAATAATAAAAATATTCGTGAGCAAGATTTAAAAGCATGGCTGAAAAAACGTGGTATCAGTGATGTGCTTATTCAAAAAGCATTTCGCCAATTAGATATAGCCTCAGCATTGGGTGAAGGTAGAAAGCTCTACTATGCTAATAAAGATGTTTATGAATTATTGCGCTACGGTGTTAAAGACAAAGAAGGGCAAGGTGAGCAGAAACAGACGGTATGGTTGATTGATTGGCAAAACCCAGAAGAAAATGATTTTGCCGTAGCAGAAGAAGTGTCTGTACAGGGCGAATATAAAAAACGTCCCGATGTCGTGTTATACGTTAATGGCATTGCTTTAGGTGTGATTGAGCTTAAACGCTCTACAGTAGGGTTAACCGAGGGCATTCGACAAAACTTAGATAACCAGAAAAAAGACTTCATTCGTGATTTCTTCACGACGATGCAGTTGGTGATGGCGGGCAATGACACGCAAGGTTTACGTTACGGCACGATCGAGACGACAGAGAAGTACTATCTTGAGTGGAAAGAAGAACTAGAAAATCCTTATTCAAATAAGCTCGATTTTCATCTGAGTCGCATCTGCAATAAAGAACGCTTTTTACAGCTGATTCATGATTTTATTGTCTACGATGCAGGCATTAAGAAGACCTGTCGTCATAATCAGTTCTTCGGTATTGAAGCAGCAAAACAAAGAATTGCAACAAGAGAAGGCGGTATCATCTGGCATACACAAGGCTCTGGTAAAAGCTTAACCATGGTCTGGTTAGCCAAATGGATTCGAGAGAATGTACCTGATAGCCGTGTATTAATTATTACTGACCGTACTGAACTTGATGAACAGATTGAAAAAGTTTTTGGTGGGGTGGAGGAAGCGATTTATCGTACACGTAGTGGTGCTGATCTGATCCATACTTTAAACACAACCAATCCTTGGTTGATTTGTTCTTTAGTACATAAGTTTGGTCGCCAGGTTGACGATGAAGAGGATGATGAAGCATCTTCAGCAGATTTCATCGAAGAAATGAAAAAAGCCGTACCACATGATTTTAAAGCTAAAGGCGATTTATTTGTGTTCGTGGATGAATGTCATAGAACGCAATCAGGCAAACTGCATGAGGCCATGAAAGTGATTTTACCGGAAGCCATGTTTATTGGCTTTACAGGTACGCCACTGATGAAAAAGGATAAGAAAAAATCCATTGAGGTATTTGGCTCTTATATTCATACCTATAAATTTAATGAAGCGGTTGAAGATGGTGTGGTGCTCGATATTCGTTATGAAGCACGTGATATTGACCAACGTATTACATCACAGAAGAAAGTTGATGAATGGTTTGAAGCCAAGACCAGACAATTATCCCCTTTAGGCAAAACCTTACTTAAACAGAAGTGGGGGACGATGCAGAAGGTGCTTTCAAGCCGTTCGAGACAGGAGCAGATTGTTGCTGATATTTTGATGGATATGGATACTCGTCCTAGGCTTATGGATGGACGAGGAAATGCCATGCTTGTCTGTTCAAGTGTTTATCAAGCATGTACTGCCTATAAACTATTTAATGACACAGACTTAAAAGGTAAAGTCGCAATTGTGACCAGCTACCAACCTACAGCTGCGAGTATTAAAGGCGAAGAATCAGGGGCTGGACTAACAGAAAAACTAGCCAAGTATGATATTTATCGCCAAATGTTGGCAGACTACTTTGAAAAGCCAGCAGATCAAGTGGGGAATTTAGTTGAAGAGTTCGAAAAACAGGTAAAGAAAAAATTCATTGAAGAACCTGGTCAAATGCGTCTGCTCATTGTAGTTGATAAATTACTCACAGGGTTTGATGCACCGTCAGCAACATATCTATATATTGATAAATCGATGGCAGATCACAACTTATTCCAAGCGATCTGTCGTGTGAATCGTCTGGATTCTGATGATAAAGAGTATGGTTATATCATTGACTATAAAGACCTTTTTAAATCCATTGATAAGACCATTAAAGATTATACGTCTGAAGCCTTAGATGGATATGACAAAGAAGATGTAGATGGATTACTGAAAGATCGTATTCAGTCTGCACGTTTAGATTTGGATACGGCTCTCGAAGTAGTCAAAGCATTATGTGAACCTGTGCCTGCACCTCGGTTGAGTCAAGACTATCAACATTATTTCTGCGGTAAATCTGGATTGAATTCTGAAGAAATAAAGGAAAAAGAGTCGTTGCGCTTAGCTTTATATAAGGCGGTGAATAAACTATTGCGCAGCTATGCTAGCATTGCCAATGAGTTACCAGAAGCGGGATATACATCACAGGAAATTACCGATCTAGAAGCGGATGTAAAGTTCTTTGAAAATGTAAGCAAAGAAATAAAAGCACATAGCGGTGATGCTGTTGACATGAAGGTCTATGAGCCTGCGATGCGTCAGTTACTGGATATGTATATTCAGGCAGAAAGTAGCGAAGAAGTCATTAAGTTTGAAGAGTTTGGGTTAATTGATCTAATTCTAAGAAGCGATGATGATTTTAAAGGTGTACCTGAAAACATCAGAAGAAATCCTGAATCAATGGCTGAGGCAATTGAAAATAACGTCCGTAAAAAGATCGTAGAAGAGAATCCTGTAAATCCAATTTACTACGACCAAATGTCTGTTTTACTTAATGAAATTATAGAGCTCAGACGTAAAAATGCGATTGCTTATAAAGAGTATCTTGAGAAAATACGTGATCTCACACGAAAAGTGGCTCAGCCAGCTGGACGGAATGATTATCCTGAGGGAATCAACACTCCAGGTAAACAAGCATTATTTGATAACTTTGGCAAAGATATCGAATTAACGCAAAAGATTGATAAAGCTATCCAATCTAACAAATTGGCTGCATGGGTGGGTGATGATGCAAAAGAGAAAATTTTGCTCAGAGGTCTAAGCCAAGAATTGGGTATTAAGGATAAAAATGTTCTAATAGCCTATTTAACGCTTGCGCAAAAGCATCAGGAATATCATTGA
- a CDS encoding Fic family protein: MFETIDDLKKKLDQHRPLSPSIVKNLQEDLILRWTYHSNAIEGNTLTLLETKVVLEGITVGGKALSEHFEAINHRNAIYYVEDIIRKEEPFSEWQIRNIHQPILKNIDDDNTGRYRQQNVLISGATSTPPDYTLLNDKMAQFVDWYNSEAHKLHPIERAAKVHADFISIHPFIDGNGRTSRLLMNLELLKAGYPPCVIKVENRLAYYEALDQWMAYRKTEGFLKLVADAVIEGFKPYQVVLGI; encoded by the coding sequence ATGTTTGAAACTATTGATGATTTAAAGAAAAAATTAGATCAACATCGCCCTCTCTCTCCATCAATTGTCAAAAATTTACAAGAAGATCTTATTCTGCGTTGGACGTATCATTCGAATGCAATTGAAGGTAATACACTCACCCTGCTAGAAACAAAAGTAGTACTGGAAGGTATTACTGTTGGTGGAAAGGCATTAAGTGAACACTTCGAAGCGATCAACCATAGAAATGCAATTTACTATGTTGAAGATATCATTCGGAAAGAGGAGCCTTTTTCTGAATGGCAAATTCGTAATATCCATCAGCCCATTCTAAAAAACATCGATGATGACAATACAGGACGCTATCGCCAGCAAAATGTATTGATCTCGGGTGCTACGTCTACCCCGCCTGATTACACATTATTAAATGACAAGATGGCTCAATTCGTAGACTGGTATAATAGTGAAGCACATAAGCTGCATCCAATTGAACGTGCAGCCAAAGTACATGCAGACTTCATAAGCATACATCCTTTTATTGATGGGAATGGACGTACATCACGACTTTTGATGAATCTAGAACTATTAAAAGCGGGCTATCCACCTTGTGTGATTAAGGTTGAAAATCGCTTAGCTTATTATGAAGCTCTAGATCAATGGATGGCTTACAGGAAGACAGAAGGTTTTCTCAAATTAGTTGCTGATGCTGTTATAGAAGGGTTTAAACCTTATCAAGTGGTTCTAGGCATATGA
- a CDS encoding restriction endonuclease subunit S → MMAQSNLTFTEKHDVPEGYKKTEVGVIPNDWNVESLQNLCRSSITYGIVQCGPHIPNGVPYIRVSDMNSSELNVDEMLRTSPEIASSFGRSKVEEGDIVYALRGKLGEVKMVGTAVSGANLTQGTARIAPKNNIDNRYLLWTLRSPQALKQAVKEAKGSTFVEITLGNLKGIGVPLPSSREEQEKIATALSDTDALISEFEKLIEKKQAIKTATMQQLLTGKTRLPEFALREDGTPKGYKGSELGQIPEDWEVDKIRNTLSITTGSRNTQDKVNDGAYPFFVRSQNVERINTYSFDGEGVLTAGDGVGTGKIFHYINGKCDIHQRVYLMSDFKQTLDGYYFYIFFSNYFYDRIMSMTAKSSVDSVRREMIADMLIFLPSINEQKKIASVIKNLFEEIEVLNIKLNKLLKIKQGMMQELLTGKTRLV, encoded by the coding sequence ATGATGGCTCAAAGTAATTTAACTTTTACAGAAAAGCATGATGTTCCTGAAGGTTATAAAAAAACTGAAGTTGGCGTAATTCCTAATGATTGGAATGTAGAGAGTCTTCAAAATTTATGCCGTAGTTCTATCACATACGGCATAGTTCAATGTGGACCACATATTCCAAATGGTGTTCCATATATCCGTGTATCTGATATGAATTCATCGGAACTCAATGTAGATGAAATGCTAAGAACCTCTCCAGAAATAGCTTCATCATTTGGTAGGTCTAAAGTTGAAGAAGGAGATATTGTCTATGCTTTACGAGGAAAATTAGGTGAAGTAAAAATGGTTGGCACTGCGGTCTCAGGTGCGAACCTCACACAGGGTACAGCTAGGATTGCCCCGAAAAATAATATAGACAATCGTTATTTATTATGGACTTTACGTAGCCCTCAGGCTTTAAAGCAAGCTGTAAAAGAAGCTAAAGGAAGTACATTTGTAGAAATTACTTTAGGTAATTTAAAAGGCATTGGTGTGCCATTACCTTCTTCAAGAGAAGAACAAGAAAAAATCGCCACAGCTTTATCCGATACCGATGCTTTAATTTCTGAATTTGAAAAACTCATTGAGAAAAAACAAGCCATTAAAACTGCAACCATGCAACAGCTTTTAACAGGTAAAACTCGTTTGCCTGAATTTGCTTTGCGTGAAGATGGCACGCCTAAAGGTTATAAAGGGAGTGAGCTAGGGCAGATTCCTGAGGATTGGGAAGTTGATAAAATTAGAAATACTTTATCGATAACAACAGGTAGCCGAAATACACAAGATAAAGTAAATGATGGGGCTTATCCATTCTTTGTAAGATCACAAAATGTTGAACGAATTAATACATATTCCTTTGATGGTGAAGGTGTTCTAACTGCTGGTGATGGCGTGGGTACGGGTAAAATTTTCCATTATATAAATGGTAAATGTGACATTCATCAACGTGTATATCTTATGTCTGACTTTAAGCAAACTTTAGATGGATATTACTTTTATATATTTTTTAGTAATTATTTCTACGACCGTATTATGTCTATGACAGCAAAATCGTCGGTTGATTCAGTTAGACGAGAGATGATCGCAGACATGCTAATTTTTTTACCATCGATCAATGAGCAAAAGAAAATTGCTTCTGTGATAAAAAATTTATTTGAAGAAATTGAAGTATTAAATATCAAGTTGAATAAATTGTTAAAAATTAAACAAGGCATGATGCAAGAACTTTTAACGGGTAAAACTCGTTTAGTTTAA